A region of the Methanofollis sp. genome:
TCAGAAACATATGATATCTATGGTGTCACCCGCCACCAGCTCTTCTTCAATGAAGCGATCCCCTACACCTCGCACAACTCCTGTGCGGTCGTCCACCTCCCCGACGCAGGGAAGGCCGACATCCCGGAGATCTTCGAGACGACGCGGGAGATCATGCTCGGAGACTTCGTCGAGGGGAGCGACCCCGGCCTTGCGGTCGCCGCGGCAGATCAGGTCTCCCCCGCCCTCGTCGCCTTCGGAAAGGACGCAAAGTGCACCGTTCTCACCCAGGAGAAGGCGCGGACCCTTGCAGCAAACCTCGGCATCAGGCTCGAAGGGCTCGGCGGCACCGAGGACGGCGTGATCGGGTGCATGGCCGGGATCGGGCTTGCCTCCACAGGGAACGACGGGAGGTTCCTTCAGGTCGGCCGGGTCAGAGAGATCACGGGCCCCGCAGAGGCAGACGCCCTCCTCGGCGCAGGCATCGACGGCATATGCGCCCTTGACGGCAGGCCGGTCAACGGCGGGACCATCTGGTGCAAGGACGGCAAGTCTGTCAAGCCCTGCGCCGTCGGCGGCAGGGCCATCCTCTATGTCGAAGAGAAGGACGGACAGTTCTGGGGAGTAAAGAGAGACTGACATGGAGTTCAGGACGCGGGTCATCGCCGGTTTCGCCTTTCTGGCCGCTATCGCCGCCCTTGCAATGGCAGTCCAGATCATGGCAGAGTCCCTCTGCATGACCGATGACGAGACACCGCTCCCGATTATCTCGTCACAGATGACCTTCACGCGGTCCGACTTCATGTACGGCCCGGCAGAATACAGGCCGTACGCCCGTCCCCTCTCCCTGAACACCCTGACAGGCAACCCCGACGACCAGTGGTACCTCATGTGCGTCATGCTGAACGAGACGCCGCAGGGGGGCAACCCCTTCCTCTTCAAAATACAGTCTGTCGCCATCGACTACAATTTCACCGACCTCGCCGGCACGGCCGCCTTCTCCGTCTACGGGGCGCGGCCCTTCGGCGGGGCGGCATGGACGAACAGGCAGGAGGGCTATGGCACATGCGGGTATCTCGTTCGGGGCACGGCCGACGTCGGTGACGGCATGCCCTGGACAGTACCCCTGAAGACAGGCAACCCGACCACGGTCCGCCTCTCCAATACCCACGGCCTCGGCCCCGACGAGATCCCGACCGGCACTGTCACCTTCTGGTTCGAGAAGGACGGCAGCGGTCTCGACGCCATTCATATCACGACCGACCCGGCGCAGAAAAAGGGCGGGGTCACGCGCGACGCCCCACAGGCCGGGAGGTTCTACCTCACCCACACGGGCGGCAGCGCCGTCGGGTCGGTCTACCTCCTCATCGCGGTGGATTGCCCCCAGCCTGAGACCTTCTCCCTGAAACTCACGACACAATATGCGGAGGCGGCATAATGACTTTAAAAAACCCCTACTTCTCCCTGTATGAGACCGCCCTCCTCTCCCTCTGCGGGGCGTTCGTCTTCGTCGCCAAGACGATAATCAAGATCCCCCTCCACTTTCCCGGCCACTCCGGGATCTTCATCGCGATCCCCTTCATCATCGGTGCCGGGCTCGTCAAAAAACCGGGGGCGGCCACATATATCGGGCTGATCGCCGGCCTCCTTTTCTCCTTCTTCGGCCTTGAGCCGCTCCACCTCTTCGACGTCTTCAAGTATGTGGCGATGGGTCTTGTCGTCGACGCCGTCTCCGTCCTCTTCGCCTTCCGCATGGAAAACCCGGCCGTCGGTTTCATCGCCGGGGCGGCCGGCAACATTGCGAAGATGGCGGTGAACTACAGCGTCCACATCCTCCTCGGTGTCCCGGCCACCTTCATCATCCTTGGCATCGGCATATCCTCGGTGACTTTCCTGGTCTGCGGCGGGATCGGCGGGGCGATCGGCGCCCTTGTCATCGGCCGCCTTCTCAGGGCCGGAGTGATCGGAGGCCATGGGCCCTGACGCGATCCTCATCGAAGGACTCTCTGTCTCCTATCCGCCGGACAGGTCGGGGCAGGAGAGGCAGGCGCTCAAGGGCGTCTCCCTTGCCGTCAGGGAGGGGGAATTCGTCCTCCTTGCCGGCCCCTCGGGATCGGGCAAGTCCACCCTGCTGCGGTGCATCAACGGCCTCATCCCCCACTCGCACCGGGGGACGGCAGAGGGCCGGGTCGTCGTCCGCGGCCGCGAGGTGAGGGACTGCCGCGTCTGCCGCCTTGCCCCTGAGGTCGGGACGGTATTCCAGGACCCCGACCACCAGCTCTTCACCGCCGGTGTCGAGGCCGAACTCGCCTTCGGACTCGAACAGATGGGCCTCTCCCACCCGGAGATGGAGGCACGGATCAGTCGTGCGGCCGGGACGATGGGAATCGGCCACCTCCTGAAGAGGGATGTGGACGCCCTCTCCTGGGGGGAGAAGCAGCGGGTGGCGATCGCGGCGGTCCTCGCTATGGAGCCCTCCATCCTCCTCCTCGACGAGCCCACATCAGGGCTCGACGCCGACGCCGCCCGGAGGCTTGTCGCAGTCCTCTCCCGACTGAACAGGGAGAGGGGCCTGACCATCGTCGTCGCGGAGCACCGCACCGCCCCATTCCTCCGGGTCTGCACCCGTGTCGTCGGCATCAGGGACGGGACGGTCGTCTCCGACGGCACACCCGCGGCATATGCCGGACCCCGGCAGGAGGAACTCACGGTCGGCACCGCACCCGGCGCCGGAACCCCCCTCCTCGCCTTCGAAGGGGTGACCTATGCCTATCCCGGGCAGGACCATCCAGCCATCGACGGCGTGACCTTCGGCATCGGTGCCGGCGAGATCGTCCTCCTCACCGGGCCGAACGGTTCAGGAAAGAGCACGCTCCTGCGGCATGCGAACGGACTCCTCAGGCCGAACAAGGGGAAGGTCGTCGTGAACGGTCGGGAGACAAATACCCTCACTGTGGCCGAGGCCGCCCGCTCTGTCGGGCTCCTCGCCCAGCACGCCGACACCCAGCTCTTCGCGGAGACGGTCAGGGACGAGATCGCCTTCGCACCGGAAAACCTCGGATATACGCCGGAAAGAATCGGGCACTGCATGGACGGGGCGCTGAAGATACTCGGCCTCGAAGTGCTCGGGACGGAGACGCCGCCCCTCAACCTCTCGGTCGGGGAGAAGCAGCGTGTCGCCATCGCAAGCATCCTTGCCATGGACACGCCTGTCCTCGTCCTGGACGAACCGACGCTCGGCCTCGACCCTGCACGCAAGGCCGAACTCTCAACCCTGCTCAGGAAACGTGCCGGCGCCGGGTGTGCAGTCCTCGTCGCCACCCACGACCCCGAGTTCGCCGCACTCTGCGGCGGCAGGAGGGTCGCTCTCAGGGGGGGACGGGTTGTGGCGGATGGAGACGAAGGATGACAAAAAAAGGCGTCTTTTTCATGCCGGGAAACACCTGGCTCCACCGCCTCGACCCGGCGACAAAAACGGCGGCCCTGGTCATCGTCAGTGCGACGGCACTCCTCACCGAGGAACCCCTCCCCGTCTTCGTCCTCTGCGCGGGCATCGTTCTCATCGCCGTACTCTCCCGCCTGATCAGGCCGTTCGTACGGTCGCTCCGCTTCCTGGCTCCCCTCTTTCTTTTCGTCCTGGTCATCGACGCCTTCTTCCCCCGCGTCATTTCCGGCGCGGTCTACTTCACCGCAGATATCGGGCCCCTCCAGGTAACCCTCTCAGAAGGTGGCATCCTCTTCGCCCTTGCAATGGGCCTCCGCCTCCTTTCCATCGGCGGCTACTCGTTCCTCTTCATCATGACGACGCCCTTCTCAGAATTTGTCGGGAGCATGCGCTCCCTCGGCCTCCCGAACACCCTCGCCTTCTCCTTGGGCTATGCCCTCCGCTCCATCTCGGCCCTCACCGCGGACATCGCCGGGATCATGGACGCCCAGAGGTCGCGGGGCCTTGAATTCGACAGGGGAAATCTGCTGGAAAACAGGCACAAGATCCTGGCGCTCTTTGTCCCGGCGACAGTCTCGGTCCTTTCACGGGCGCGGCAGGTCTCGGAGGCGATGGAGTGCCGGGGATTCGGCTGCACAGACCGCCCGACGCGGTACGGCAGGAGGAGCGTCACACGGGAGGACGCATACCTTATTCTGCTCGTCCTCGTCTACGCCGCCCTCGCGGCTGTCCTCTCATGAACCCTTCCTCTCCATGCAGGCATTGAGGACATCATCCATGAGGCTGAGCGAACCCTCGATCCCGGCAAGGGTGCGGGCCCTCAGGCGGACCCGCCCGCGCTGCGGGAAGGTGATCCCGACATAGGGGACGTCGGGGGCGACGGCGTGCTCGAAGGACGACCCCAGGATCAGGCCCGGCTCGGTCTCCAGGATCATGTCCCTGATCGCGTCGAGGGAGGTGACCGCACCCTCGCCGTTCCGCGGGGCATTGACGACGACCTCGGCGTCGAGATAATGGACGAGCGCGTCGGAGACGAAGGCGGTATATGCCGCCTCCCCGAAGACAGCGACAGTCGGCGGGTCAGAGCGGGAGAGGAACTTGTCGGAGGCGCGGCCGATCCTCTCCTCCGCGGTGTCGGCTTCGTCGAGCACGGCACCGACATCGAGGCCGCGGAGATCGGCGAGGCTCTCGAAGGCCGCTTTTGTCGCGGGGATGCCGAGGAGGGATCCGACCGGCGTGCCTATCCCGGACGCAAGGCCCGGGTTGGTCTGGAGGACGGTCGAACCGCACCGGCGGAGACTGTCGAGAGGGCCGGCGGCTATGGTAGCGGCGACTGTCCCCCCGGCCGCGCCGACCAGCCTTTCGGCCTCCAGCAGGTTCCCCCGCCAGAAGGGGTCGATCGGGTTCAGTCCGTCAATGGTGATCCCTGTTTCGCCGGGATCGACGGCCGGGGCAAGGGCGGCGACCGCCCGGCGGTACCCCTCTTCCATGCCACCCGCAAACCCCGGACTGTCGACGACAAACGCCTCCATCCCCTCAAGGGCCTTTCCGATGTCCTCTCCCATCACGGCAGGGACGCAGCTCTGGACCACCGCCACCGGCCTGCCATTACCCGCGATCTCGCCGACCACCCGGCGCAGGCGCTCCTCGGCCCCGAAAATCACTTCCTCCTCCATGATGAGGGTGGCATGGATGGGCGTCTGGAGAAGAGAGGCCGGATAGAAGTAACAGCCAGAAGAACCGTGGATCACCACGTCAAGGCCGGAAAAGCCGGAAAGACAGGACGCGGCGCCGCACATCGCGCAGGGCCAGACCGGGTTTGAGCAGAGACGTTCAGGCATGGATCTGCCTCCTCCAGCGGTGGAGCAGGCGCCTGATTCCAGCCGTCCCGACCGGCGGGCTGTACGGCAGGGCGAGGCCGGCACCGCCTGTGTCCTCCTTCAGGTCGAGCGCCTCCATCACCCGGCGCACCGGGGCATATTCCAGCGCATGAAGGGTCATGGGACCGGGAGAAAAGGCCGCCCCCCTCATGTCGGCAAAGGAGGCAAGCATCTCATCCTGCCTCTCCTCCTCCGCGGCGACGGCATCGTCCGACGGCACGCCGAGAGCAGAACCTGCTTCCTTCAGGAAGCTGATGCTCCCCTCCATCCCGATGGGAAAGGAGGGGATGTACGGCGTGCCGAAACGCTTCTTCAATGTCTCGCCGACAGGGGCGAGGGCCGGCTCCCTGAGAATGTTCAGCCGCCCGGCCCCAAGCGTCGCAAGGTCGGCGAACCGCACCGCCCGCACAAAGCGCAGGCCGACATCGACACCAAGGGCGGCAAGGAGCCTTTCAACTTCCCTGTAGTTCTCCTCGACCTCGAACTCCAGGTTCTTCTCCCCGATGATCGTCACTGTCCCTGACATGGCCGTCGCCGGACCCGCCGCACCGGCAAGGGCCGTCAGGGCCGCATGAAGACCATCCGTAAAGACCCCTCCGAGAAAACCGGCCGTCGGCACTGGTATGACAGGCACGCCAAAGTCGGCGGCACAGACAGAGGCGACATCGTCCCCGATCGTCCCGGCGATGCAGGTCGTGAGGACAAAGACCGCGGCCGCACCGTTGTCGGCCGCCCGCCTGACCGTCCTCTCCAGCGCCTCCTCCCCGCCGAAGATGATATCACGCTCGCCCAGATCGGTGGAGACCACAGACGGGAGGCGCAGACAGCCCTGGTCGGCCATGACAGCATGGAGCAGGGAAAAATTGTGGTGGGCGCATCCGGCAGGGCCGTGCATGATGGTGACGGCGTCCTCTACCTGTGTCGTGACCGAGAGGGCCCCGGTGAGGGTGCAGCCCTCATACCGGCGTGAACTGGAGGGCGAGGTCTTCAAGTTCATCCATCTCAAGGGGTGTCGGTATCGAACTCCGGGTGTTTGCCGCCACCTGTGCGGCAAGACTCCGGTAGACGGCGGCCTGCTCCGATGCAGGGGCATACTCCATCACCGTCTGCCTGTGGATCTCGGCAAGCTGCACGGTCCGGGACCGTGGGATATAAGCGACCATCTCAGAGTTGATCCGCCGGGCAAACTCACGGACAAGCTCCTCCTCGCCCTCGGTGTTCTTCGCGTTGCAGATGACCCCGGCGAGGCTGCACGAACTCCGCGACCTTTTCGAGAGGCGGGTGATCGCCCGGGCAATATTGTTGGCGGCGTACAGGGACATCAGCTCCCCTGACGTGACAAGGTAGACCTCCTGCGCATATCCCTCCCGCATCGGCATTGCAAACCCGCCGCAGACGACGTCACCGAGGACGTCATAGACGATCATGTCGCCTTTCAGGGCCCCGAGACGTTCGAGGAGCTGGAAGGTAGCGATGATCCCCCGGCCGGCGCAGCCGATGCCGGGCTCGGGGCCGCCGGCCTCGACGCACCTGACACCCGCATACCCGGTAAAGACCACCTCGTCGGGGGTGATCTCGCCTTCGCCCCGCTCCCTGACAAGGTCGAGGACGGTCGGTATCCATGCCCCGTGCATCAACATCCTGGTAGAATCGTGCTTCGGGTCGCAGCCGATCTGCAGGACGTCGAGGCCGGCCTCTCCAAGGGCCGCGGAGAGATTTGCCGACGTGGTGGATTTGCCGATCCCTCCCTTGCCGTACAGGGCGATCTGTTTCATCCTTCTTTCATGGGCCTGCATCAGATATATAGTGCGTTGGTTTTAACACAAATTACCTGGATGTTATCCCGGAATTGATCAGAACTCTTGTCATGGTGATGGAATGATTCGCCTTCGGCTCTGGAAAAATCCTGTTCTGGTGCCTGTTCCGGGGGTTTTTACCCCCCGGTCCCCCCACCATTAGGATAGGAGAGTGGATGGCAGACCCCTTCACGATCGAATCTACCCTTCCCGGGTTCTATCCTGTTTTCAGGGGTCCGGGGGCGTCAGTCCCCCGGTGGAGAATGGGGGGAAGGCGGGGGGTTCACACCCTTCGCCAGAGAATCCAGGGGAACATCTACCCAGACATGAGATTTCTCCATAACCAAATGAACACGAGTTTTGAGATAACCTCATGAAAAACATCAGATATGGTTTCAAAGAACCGCTTGAAAATCCGTTTCATGGGCAATTCTCCAGAGCCATGCATGCAGTGATATGGAAAATGAACGAGATTTCCGGGATGACCTCTCAGTCGAAGCCCTTGACAATGCCGACGAAGAGGACGAGCACCGGCACAATCTCCAGCCTCCCGAACCACATCAGGAAGATGAATACCCATTTTGTGGGGAGGTTCATATCGGGATTGACAAAACCGGTGGAGATCCCGTTGTTGCAGAAGGCAGAGGTGATCTCGAAGATGACATTCGAGGACTCGAAGGAGGTCTGAGGCTCGAAGTGGAGGACGGCAACAGTGCAGAGAAAGATTGTCAGGAAGTACATGATGATGATGAGCATGTTCTTCGAGACCTCCACCTCGGCGATGTTCTTCTGCACCGTCCGTCCCTCGTGCCTGAAGGGAATAATTGCCTTGCCGGAGACGAAGATCCGCCTGAACCACCAGAGCAGACTCTCCAGACCGAGGAGGACACGGGAGATCTTGAGGCCACCGGCGGTCGAGCCCGACGAACCCCCGATCAGCACCAGGATGATCAGAAAGAGGGTTGTTACCGGGGGCCAGAGGTTGGGAGAAGCCGTCTGGAAACCTGTACTCGATATCCCGGCCGCCGCCATGAATATCCCCCGGCGCATCGCGGTCAAAAGGTCGGTACCGGTGAGGACGAAGAGGTCGAGGGTGAGGACGACAAAACCGCTGAGGGCGAGGATCAGGAGAGTGACGGCCTGACGGTCCCCGAAGACGCTGAATGTCCTGTGATGATACATCAGGTAATAGAGTTTGAAGGGCATGGCTCCGGCGAGCATCACGACCACGAGGGAGAGTTCGAGAAGGACGTTGTTGTAGTCTGATATGCCCCCTGACGTGACCGAGAAACCGCCGGTGGCGATCGCCGTCAGGGTCAGGTTCACCGCGTCCCAGACGGGCACGCCCGAGAGGAGGACGAGCCCGAAAGAGAGGAGGGTGATGATGATATAGATCCGCCACATGGCCATGCCGGTGCCGACGACGCTCGGCATGAATGCCTCGGAGCGTGCTTCAGAGCGGTACAGCCCGCGCTGGACAAGGCCTGACCTGCTGGCGAGGGCGACGGTGAAGGCGACGATCCCGATGCCGCCGAGCCACTGCATGAATGAACGCCAGAAGAGGAGGGTTTTCGGGGCGGCGCCGACATCGGGGAGGAGGGTCAGGCCTGTATCAGTCCAGCCAGACATCGCCTCGAAGATGCTGTCTGTCACCGACATGTGCAGGCCGATAATGAAGGGGACCGATCCGATCAATGCCGAGATGAGCCAGATCAGGGCGACTGCCATCAGCGCAACGGAGAGGCGCGGCTCCCGCGCCGGCCGCGGCACCTGCGCAAGCAGGCTGCCGACGATGATGAAGAGGAGAGGGACCAGGCCCATCGGGACAAACATCTCCCATTCCGAGTAGGCGACGGTGACGATGAGGGGGATGGCGGCTATCAGGCCCATGAACCTCAGGATCTTCCCCATATCCCCGGAGACGCTGGAGAAATACTCGAATCGGTCCATTGATTACAGATCTCTGCTCTGGAGGACTTATCCTTTTCTTATCCTGTGCGTTGTGTATCCCCCTGCAGCACGAACCAGCGGTTGAGGATCCGCCAGGCAAGGATGAGTTCGGCAACCTCGCCGGCGGTGACGTACTGCCGGTCGCAGTAGACCCTGATGCCCTCGGCCTTTGTCTGCCGTCCGAGGATCCTCGCCAGTCTCCTGATTGCCGAGTGGTTGATCTCGCCGTCGAAGGTGAGGGCGCTCATCTCCTGACCGTCGACGTTTGATATCCCGTACTCGAGGAGAAAGGGCCGGTCAGAGAGCGTGAGGAGTTCCCCGAGATCGATGGAGAGCCCGATCTCCATCATCTGCCGGATAAGTTTTTTCTGGAGCACCGTGACCCGGTAGATATTCCGCACCTCGCTTGCCTCCGCACCGTAGCCCGAATAGGCGATCCTCACCACCGCATCCACGAAGCGGCGTTGCGGGGCGATATACCGCGCATAGTCGGGCTCCCGCTCCTTCATCTCGGCAAGGACCTCCTCTCTCGCGTACCCCCGCCCTTCCATATCACGGCGCAGTTTCCAGAGTCTTTTGACGCACGGGTCAGGGTCCACGAAGATGGAGACATCAATGAGGTCGCGCAGGTCGGCGGTGAAGAAGGTATGGAGGCCTTCGAGGATGAGCACCTTCGAGGGCCGGAAAGGCACCGGTCGGTCGAAAGTCCCGTTGTCATGGTTGTAGACCGGTTTCATGATGCCCTCGCCACGTTTCAGGGCCCGGATATGGTCTGCCAGCAGGTCGAGGTCGTTCGCCTCGGGGATGAGGGGGGTGATCCCCCGTTTACGCCGTTCCTCCCGGTCATAGCGATGATAGTCGTCGAGGGTAATGGTGGAGACAAGGTCTTCGCCGAGGATCTCCCTGATCGCACGGGTGAAGGTCGTCTTCCCCGACCCGCTGTCGCCTGCGACGCCGATGACGAAGACTGAAGAGGAAGCGGCGATCCTCTCCCTGAATACGGGGGTGTCCATCGATCTGCAGAGGTGGGGCCGGGGAGTTAAAGGTTGCGAAAGGTGAAGGAGAGGGGTTCTGTTAAGACCTTCGCACAGAGTAAGGTTTCTTCCTGCGATTCGCAGGGACGCAGATCCACCACATTCCCCCCACCATTTTGCCGGGGGACTACGCCCCCGCACAGCGAAAATCAAAGATTTTCTCGAACTCACTATCGCTCGCACCTCGAAGACTCCGTCTTCTCATGCTCACTTCGTTCGCACCCCG
Encoded here:
- a CDS encoding phosphoribulokinase, whose amino-acid sequence is MDTPVFRERIAASSSVFVIGVAGDSGSGKTTFTRAIREILGEDLVSTITLDDYHRYDREERRKRGITPLIPEANDLDLLADHIRALKRGEGIMKPVYNHDNGTFDRPVPFRPSKVLILEGLHTFFTADLRDLIDVSIFVDPDPCVKRLWKLRRDMEGRGYAREEVLAEMKEREPDYARYIAPQRRFVDAVVRIAYSGYGAEASEVRNIYRVTVLQKKLIRQMMEIGLSIDLGELLTLSDRPFLLEYGISNVDGQEMSALTFDGEINHSAIRRLARILGRQTKAEGIRVYCDRQYVTAGEVAELILAWRILNRWFVLQGDTQRTG
- a CDS encoding potassium transporter TrkG — protein: MDRFEYFSSVSGDMGKILRFMGLIAAIPLIVTVAYSEWEMFVPMGLVPLLFIIVGSLLAQVPRPAREPRLSVALMAVALIWLISALIGSVPFIIGLHMSVTDSIFEAMSGWTDTGLTLLPDVGAAPKTLLFWRSFMQWLGGIGIVAFTVALASRSGLVQRGLYRSEARSEAFMPSVVGTGMAMWRIYIIITLLSFGLVLLSGVPVWDAVNLTLTAIATGGFSVTSGGISDYNNVLLELSLVVVMLAGAMPFKLYYLMYHHRTFSVFGDRQAVTLLILALSGFVVLTLDLFVLTGTDLLTAMRRGIFMAAAGISSTGFQTASPNLWPPVTTLFLIILVLIGGSSGSTAGGLKISRVLLGLESLLWWFRRIFVSGKAIIPFRHEGRTVQKNIAEVEVSKNMLIIIMYFLTIFLCTVAVLHFEPQTSFESSNVIFEITSAFCNNGISTGFVNPDMNLPTKWVFIFLMWFGRLEIVPVLVLFVGIVKGFD
- a CDS encoding ECF transporter S component translates to MTLKNPYFSLYETALLSLCGAFVFVAKTIIKIPLHFPGHSGIFIAIPFIIGAGLVKKPGAATYIGLIAGLLFSFFGLEPLHLFDVFKYVAMGLVVDAVSVLFAFRMENPAVGFIAGAAGNIAKMAVNYSVHILLGVPATFIILGIGISSVTFLVCGGIGGAIGALVIGRLLRAGVIGGHGP
- a CDS encoding energy-coupling factor transporter transmembrane protein EcfT, which translates into the protein MTKKGVFFMPGNTWLHRLDPATKTAALVIVSATALLTEEPLPVFVLCAGIVLIAVLSRLIRPFVRSLRFLAPLFLFVLVIDAFFPRVISGAVYFTADIGPLQVTLSEGGILFALAMGLRLLSIGGYSFLFIMTTPFSEFVGSMRSLGLPNTLAFSLGYALRSISALTADIAGIMDAQRSRGLEFDRGNLLENRHKILALFVPATVSVLSRARQVSEAMECRGFGCTDRPTRYGRRSVTREDAYLILLVLVYAALAAVLS
- the cfbC gene encoding Ni-sirohydrochlorin a,c-diamide reductive cyclase ATP-dependent reductase subunit yields the protein MKQIALYGKGGIGKSTTSANLSAALGEAGLDVLQIGCDPKHDSTRMLMHGAWIPTVLDLVRERGEGEITPDEVVFTGYAGVRCVEAGGPEPGIGCAGRGIIATFQLLERLGALKGDMIVYDVLGDVVCGGFAMPMREGYAQEVYLVTSGELMSLYAANNIARAITRLSKRSRSSCSLAGVICNAKNTEGEEELVREFARRINSEMVAYIPRSRTVQLAEIHRQTVMEYAPASEQAAVYRSLAAQVAANTRSSIPTPLEMDELEDLALQFTPV
- a CDS encoding nitrogenase component 1, whose product is MPERLCSNPVWPCAMCGAASCLSGFSGLDVVIHGSSGCYFYPASLLQTPIHATLIMEEEVIFGAEERLRRVVGEIAGNGRPVAVVQSCVPAVMGEDIGKALEGMEAFVVDSPGFAGGMEEGYRRAVAALAPAVDPGETGITIDGLNPIDPFWRGNLLEAERLVGAAGGTVAATIAAGPLDSLRRCGSTVLQTNPGLASGIGTPVGSLLGIPATKAAFESLADLRGLDVGAVLDEADTAEERIGRASDKFLSRSDPPTVAVFGEAAYTAFVSDALVHYLDAEVVVNAPRNGEGAVTSLDAIRDMILETEPGLILGSSFEHAVAPDVPYVGITFPQRGRVRLRARTLAGIEGSLSLMDDVLNACMERKGS
- a CDS encoding ABC transporter ATP-binding protein, with product MGPDAILIEGLSVSYPPDRSGQERQALKGVSLAVREGEFVLLAGPSGSGKSTLLRCINGLIPHSHRGTAEGRVVVRGREVRDCRVCRLAPEVGTVFQDPDHQLFTAGVEAELAFGLEQMGLSHPEMEARISRAAGTMGIGHLLKRDVDALSWGEKQRVAIAAVLAMEPSILLLDEPTSGLDADAARRLVAVLSRLNRERGLTIVVAEHRTAPFLRVCTRVVGIRDGTVVSDGTPAAYAGPRQEELTVGTAPGAGTPLLAFEGVTYAYPGQDHPAIDGVTFGIGAGEIVLLTGPNGSGKSTLLRHANGLLRPNKGKVVVNGRETNTLTVAEAARSVGLLAQHADTQLFAETVRDEIAFAPENLGYTPERIGHCMDGALKILGLEVLGTETPPLNLSVGEKQRVAIASILAMDTPVLVLDEPTLGLDPARKAELSTLLRKRAGAGCAVLVATHDPEFAALCGGRRVALRGGRVVADGDEG
- a CDS encoding nitrogenase component 1, producing MNLKTSPSSSRRYEGCTLTGALSVTTQVEDAVTIMHGPAGCAHHNFSLLHAVMADQGCLRLPSVVSTDLGERDIIFGGEEALERTVRRAADNGAAAVFVLTTCIAGTIGDDVASVCAADFGVPVIPVPTAGFLGGVFTDGLHAALTALAGAAGPATAMSGTVTIIGEKNLEFEVEENYREVERLLAALGVDVGLRFVRAVRFADLATLGAGRLNILREPALAPVGETLKKRFGTPYIPSFPIGMEGSISFLKEAGSALGVPSDDAVAAEEERQDEMLASFADMRGAAFSPGPMTLHALEYAPVRRVMEALDLKEDTGGAGLALPYSPPVGTAGIRRLLHRWRRQIHA
- a CDS encoding ABC transporter substrate-binding protein — translated: SETYDIYGVTRHQLFFNEAIPYTSHNSCAVVHLPDAGKADIPEIFETTREIMLGDFVEGSDPGLAVAAADQVSPALVAFGKDAKCTVLTQEKARTLAANLGIRLEGLGGTEDGVIGCMAGIGLASTGNDGRFLQVGRVREITGPAEADALLGAGIDGICALDGRPVNGGTIWCKDGKSVKPCAVGGRAILYVEEKDGQFWGVKRD